DNA sequence from the Chryseobacterium indicum genome:
GATGGGTTCAAAGCCCGAAGCAGCAGCGTACGGAAAAGAATTCACAAGAATTATGATGGGAAGCAGCGTCATCATCATGCTTTTATTCTTAATCAACGGAATTTTTCGCGGCGCAGGAAATGCTGCCATCGCAATGAAGTCTCTCTGGATCGCCAACATTGCGAATATAATTTTATGTCCGCTTTTAATCAAAGGTTTTGGTCCGGTTCCGGCAATGGGATTAACGGGAGCGGCTCTGGCTACTACCATCGGAAGAAGTATTGGAGTGATCTATCAATTATATCATCTTCTGATTGCAGATACGCAGATCAGAATTCAGTCAAAATATTTTAAACCTGATGTTGAAATCATTAAGTCTGTCATTAAAATTGCAACTCCCGGAATCTTTCAGTTTGTAATTGCTTCCTGCAGCTGGATTTTTCTGGCTCAGCTGGTCGCAACAACCGGCGGTGAAAATGCTTCCGCAGGTTATCAGACGGCTCTGCGTTTAATGATGTTCTTTTTGCTTCCAGCTTGGGGATTGAGTAATGCAGCATCAACGTTAGTGGGACAAAATATGGGAGCCAACGAAATGCTGAGAGCGGAACAGTCTGTTATGAAAACCGTGAAATATAATGTGATCTTTATGGTAACTGTAAGTATTATTTTCTTTTTTCTGGGTGATTTTTTAGTAGGATTTTTTACCAATGAAACTGAAATTAAAACTATTGCCACGAATGCTTTACATATTATGGCGGTAGGATTTATTTTCTACGGAATAGGAATGGTGATGATTAATGCTTTTAACGGAGCAGGAGATACCTGGACTCCGACTTGGGTGAATTTGTGCGGATTCTGGCTGTTCCAGATTCCTTTAGCCTATTTTCTATCCAAATATTTCGGAATGGGACCGAAAGGGGTCTTTATATCGATTCCCGTAACCGAAACTTTAATCACTATCGTTGCTTTTATACTGTTTAAAAAAGGAAAATGGAAAACGGTAAAAGTGTAAAAGTATGGATGATGGAAGATGGAGGCTAAAGGTTTTTAGCATAGGTCGATTTGCATTTCAATAAAAAAACTTTCAACACCTGTATCTCAACTTCCCACTACAGAATTATAAAAATTTTAACAGCTTCAATCTTTGATTTTTACAGGGTATTTTTTAATTTCGTAGTCAATCAACTAAAATTTATTTCTATGGGAAAAGGAGACAAAAAATCTAGAAGAGGTAAGATCAACAATGGAAGCTATGGAAAAAGAAGACCGAGAAAAGCTTCGAAAACAGTTGCTGCTTCAGAAGAAAAAACTAAAAATTAAAATAAAAAGACCGGAGATTATTGTTCTCCGGTCTTTTTTATGTAACAAAATTAAATTATTTTCCGAAAAATCCGCCAAGGATATCTCCCAAACCGCCTCCGCCTTGCTGCTTCTGCTGATTGCCTCCTCCAAGAACACTTCCCAGAATGTCATTCAAAGGGTTTCCGGACTGAGAATTTCCACCGCCTAAAACGCTTCCTAAAATATCATTCAATGGATTAGACTGCTGTTGTTGAGCCTGATTGGATGCATTCCCAAGAATTCCCCCCAAAAGATCTCCTAAACCTCCTGCTCCTACATTGTTCTGCTGCTTTTCTCTGCCGATGTAGCCCATAATTACCGGAGCCAGCATCGCTAAAACAGGACCCACTTTATCAATGGAAATGCCTGTATTCTGTGAAAGTTGATTTTCTACATTAGATTTATCTCCACCAAAAATATGGCTTAATATAGAACCTCCTTCAGCCTGTCTCGCATCTGCCTGAGAAACATCATCCAGAATGCTTCCGTCATGATCTTTATCCAAAGCATTGTTCAACGCTTCAGCTTCTTTTGCGTCCTGAGATTTGTTTCTGAGATAAGAAATAATTAATGGTGCAGCGACTGCCAGTAAAGCAATAACCTGCGTTTTGCTGATCCCGAATTTGTTTTCAGCCTGTTCAGCAACCTGGTTGCCAGTGTTCCCTGTAAGTAGGTCGATTAAACTCATAGTTTGTGTTTATTTTATTATTAAGTAAACCAAAGTTATCAAAAAATATTCCCCAAAGATTTTTTTTAATTAAAATTTGAGATTAATTTTTATAATTTGTTTTAAGTTGTTGATTATTAGGGTTTAATTTTTTAAAATCGGAACATTGGAACACGCTTCTCCAAACATCAGCGACTTTACAATCGGCTGCAGTTGTTCAACCAGTTCGATGTAGGCGTTTTCAGGGATTTCTTTATCTGAACATCCTTTTACCAGCACTCTTTTTCCGCGCATTTCATCAAAATCATGACTTTGAATGGCGTTGTGCATCAGAATAACTTCCAGATCCTCAC
Encoded proteins:
- a CDS encoding MATE family efflux transporter, with product MSKYFNFLKKALSGEEVDYTKATIRSAVLLLAIPMMLEMAMESVFALVDLYFVGHLKESGFAIQTVGLTESVLSVMYSIAIGMSMAATAVVARRVGEKNPEQASRSAAQVLLVSFVITFLLSLLGVIYAEEILILMGSKPEAAAYGKEFTRIMMGSSVIIMLLFLINGIFRGAGNAAIAMKSLWIANIANIILCPLLIKGFGPVPAMGLTGAALATTIGRSIGVIYQLYHLLIADTQIRIQSKYFKPDVEIIKSVIKIATPGIFQFVIASCSWIFLAQLVATTGGENASAGYQTALRLMMFFLLPAWGLSNAASTLVGQNMGANEMLRAEQSVMKTVKYNVIFMVTVSIIFFFLGDFLVGFFTNETEIKTIATNALHIMAVGFIFYGIGMVMINAFNGAGDTWTPTWVNLCGFWLFQIPLAYFLSKYFGMGPKGVFISIPVTETLITIVAFILFKKGKWKTVKV
- a CDS encoding 30S ribosomal protein THX; the protein is MGKGDKKSRRGKINNGSYGKRRPRKASKTVAASEEKTKN
- a CDS encoding DUF937 domain-containing protein, whose amino-acid sequence is MSLIDLLTGNTGNQVAEQAENKFGISKTQVIALLAVAAPLIISYLRNKSQDAKEAEALNNALDKDHDGSILDDVSQADARQAEGGSILSHIFGGDKSNVENQLSQNTGISIDKVGPVLAMLAPVIMGYIGREKQQNNVGAGGLGDLLGGILGNASNQAQQQQSNPLNDILGSVLGGGNSQSGNPLNDILGSVLGGGNQQKQQGGGGLGDILGGFFGK